From a region of the Pedosphaera parvula Ellin514 genome:
- a CDS encoding site-specific integrase — protein MAQLKLGDFAKARRAVAETQSSGNGKMLIGDALAIYKKELDHNTRLKPGAKLYRQKTIEALLKSWPGLSNREIKAISQAECLEWAKAFHSKYSVSVFNNTVGTLRHLLAIGVRYNNPASAIKKAKVKAKYLVLPEQGAFLKLVEQIENGGGRFSHDCSDLVRFLAFGGFRKSEAAGITWGDCDFAKGEIMVRGDDLTGTKNWETRRVPMIPDMVNLLNQMRANRAQEPADKSVMKVRECQKAIDSACKKLVIPRFTHHDLRHLFATRCIESGVDIPTVARSLGHKDGGALAMKVYGHLRNLHSANMAKLVSFTNTSAESPTPAPEAKAA, from the coding sequence GTGGCGCAGTTGAAACTGGGCGATTTTGCCAAAGCACGACGCGCGGTTGCAGAAACTCAATCCTCAGGTAATGGCAAAATGCTGATTGGCGACGCATTGGCTATTTACAAAAAGGAACTGGATCACAATACCAGACTGAAACCAGGTGCGAAACTTTATCGGCAGAAGACCATTGAGGCGCTATTGAAGAGTTGGCCTGGGCTATCGAACCGGGAAATAAAAGCCATTTCACAGGCGGAGTGCTTAGAATGGGCAAAGGCTTTTCATTCCAAATATTCGGTTTCCGTTTTCAATAACACCGTAGGCACGCTTCGACACCTCTTGGCGATCGGAGTCCGGTATAACAATCCGGCCTCGGCAATCAAAAAGGCCAAAGTTAAGGCCAAGTATCTAGTCCTGCCCGAGCAAGGCGCATTCCTTAAACTGGTTGAGCAGATCGAGAACGGGGGTGGAAGATTCAGCCACGACTGCTCGGACTTGGTGCGATTTCTGGCTTTCGGAGGGTTTAGGAAGAGCGAAGCGGCAGGAATTACCTGGGGTGACTGCGATTTTGCCAAAGGTGAGATAATGGTGAGGGGAGACGATTTAACCGGAACGAAGAATTGGGAGACCCGACGCGTCCCGATGATACCGGATATGGTCAATCTCCTGAACCAAATGCGTGCCAACCGTGCTCAGGAACCAGCCGATAAATCTGTGATGAAAGTTCGGGAATGCCAGAAAGCCATCGACAGTGCGTGCAAGAAACTTGTTATCCCCCGTTTTACTCATCACGATCTGCGACATCTATTTGCAACGCGCTGCATCGAATCTGGCGTTGACATACCCACGGTAGCCAGATCGCTTGGCCATAAGGACGGTGGTGCCTTGGCGATGAAAGTCTACGGGCATCTCCGAAACCTGCATTCAGCCAATATGGCCAAACTCGTGAGTTTCACGAATACTTCAGCTGAGTCCCCTACTCCAGCGCCGGAAGCAAAAGCTGCTTAA